GTGAAGTcatagtaataaataaaaaaataaatgcaacgcGCCGCGCCACCCACGATTACATACCAATGCTAGTAATTGTATTGCATGCTTCAATAccgttttacaaaaaaaattatcgtcgatgaaatttaataaaattaatgggaTCGCAATTCAATTGcatcgtaaaaatattaaggaaATCGCGATAACTTTCATTGCTGGTCCGTGATGGACGGCagctgtttaaaatttttgagttattcgaaaatattgaataaacaaATGCAAAGTCCGCCACTGGTTGTCATCGCACTTCGAGACAGTCACGCTTGCGTAATGATATTCTTTTATTCCGAATGACTAATAATTCCGTATTtcgtcattattttattttattttgttctaaGACGCGTACACTTGTCGCTCTTGCTATGTTCACAAGCAATTTAACAaacgtacgaaaaaaaatttggttgagTGATCACCGATGATGATgtgtttttcgactttttttttatgtgtctaCGACGACAAGTTTCCGAGGAAACTAATTATCCCTGCGGCCGTGACTTAAATTTCTAATGAGAAAATTGGAACGAGCAGCAACAACTGCGGCACACATGTCCGAATGTTGTCATAAAGAGGCATAAGTGCGACATCAAGGTCGCTTTCTTGCGTTTTATGGTTCAGCTGTGTgatttttcatcgattttgaTTGTTGAAATCTTCGAAAAGCGCTACGAAATCGGTAATGAACCGTGAAAAATACGTGAGAGAGAAAGTTTATTCACCTGCGGAGCATTTCTTCatgatttaaaaagttttttttttttttgcttacggATCGACTCAATTGCATGAACTAATTCGATCAATTAATCATTTCGTAACGAAGTCGAGCGCTGGAGTGTGAGTGGATCGAGTAAAATCAGCTGCATAGGCGTAAAAATTAGCATTTTCGTTGTACTTAGtagtaaaaaagataaaaaaaaaagctagaGAGCATAGGTACAACGAATTGTTATTGATGTGAATGTTGCTCTACAaatgattcttttttttttgttcgctttTTGAGTCATTCGACGACGTGCTGCGTACACGTACTAAGTAGTATAGGAAGAAAGGTGTGATGTAAAAATGGCCaacaaactaatttttcacaatttcacgGCGATTTTCAGTGGATAACGCGACGTTTGGCGCACAAAACGCTCGCACCCGGTACGACAAAGGGACACTTACGCCTATCGACAAGCAATTTTCCTCGGGTCCTTGTGGAAATTTGACGATAAATTTCGATCCAGCCTTTTCTTCGGAGTCATTTAATGGACGAAAACGACACACAACTTTGATGCTGTCTTCTGCGGGAATTTCACGATCTGCAGACATTTTTTCACAGTTTCTTTCGTTTTAGCACAATTGCATACTAGTTCGCGCACcgtttgcaaatattttcggcaattttcacACTTGATTTTGCGGGAGAAAACActgaaaattgaactttttttttcttctttcgtttTTCTACACACACACTATTATGGGGGATCGTTCACGTATCTCGACACGGGGAACGTTCACAATTGCGTAACGCATTGACAGTGTTTTATGAATTGGAAGTTGGGTTTAAAATGAACAGCCAATCACGATGAAATGTCATGAAAAAAGCGTTTCTGATTGGTGGAAAAATGGACTAGCAGGTGTTGGATGACCAGATGTCACCGATTTTCAGgagttggaaaatttttggtcttCCTACgagccaaattttcaaatttccctaaaataaaaaggtaatttcagaattttttattactataaaaaaaaataaattttataatatttttgaacatatttttgaagaaaaaaatataaaataaaaatttctaaatttctagtattttgcctttttttcgtgatttttaaatatttttcttaagaaatatgaaatttaaaaaaatattctcatattttttaaaaatttgttaataacaTCGATtccttttatttacttaaattactCAGAATGATCAAAGCTAACccgatttcaaaatttattatgtttttaaagtttcgatttctaaaaaaattttttttcaaacttactaaaaaaaaattccctgggaagttatttaaaaaaattttattgatttctaaataaaatttggaaaatttttgacaaaattttaaaaaacttttttgaagttaattttaaagtatttaagtTAGGTTCTAGAGATTTGATCTCAAATTACAGACCTATTTCAGTGTTGAGCGTTTTCTACAAACTATGCGAAGATTGTCTCTGCAAACGTTTATCGACTTTTCTATAGAGAACTGATTTCTAAAACACACCCAATATATCCTTTAGGAACAATGAAGTACAAATGGTGGAGCTGATGGATATTATAATGAGAGCCtgtaatgaagaaaaatttgttagttttacctttttttgacTCTTCCAAGGCATTTGACTTTGTGCCACATGATTAACTGTTAGATAAACTGAAGGAAGACAAAACGATTTTTGATTAACAGTAAGTCTAAGGTGATGTATTTCGGCAAGAACAATTCATGTGAGATCAACACcaagaatttgaaaattcttagaattttttttttaggttagtttagctttttcttttttttagaagcaaATAATCTTCTAATGTCTTGAAGTTCTATTgaaacgaaagaaattttctatgaaatattttgaaaaatacgaaaagcaaaataaatagaatgttaaattttctttccaaTAAAGttcattagaatttattttttttttaagttcattttgtgaaaaaaaaaatattttttaatttgaagttactgaataatttttaaggctcaaaatttgattatgaaatttgtaaaaatatattatgtcCCCAATTCAGACTAAAACCATATAGACACCCTAACATCAGGAAGATTGACAAAAATCCACGTCGGATAtcgaagaaaaagtaaaatatcgagtaaaaatcatggaaaatcactagaaaaacagaaaaattgtgaaataccGATAAAACGTGTCCATAAAGAGCATCAAGGAGCAAAGGACGCACCTGCAAAACATTGAGAAACGAGGAAATTAAGAGCTGTTATGCGGCTTTAAtagttctaaaaatattaaattaatattgcaacacacacacacctaCCCTAAAAACACATAAGAGCGAGCGTTTCGTATGATAAGACTCGGTTTCCTGTTGGACCTTCTTTTCGTTTATCAgattttgtgttgaaattcattagaaactagaaaaacaaacattagGCACTGAACATGGATGACGATTTGACGAGCAGCAGCCCCGCATCGAAAAATGTcgtgtttcaatttttcgtacGGATAGGACAGGCAAGTCTAGAACGTTAATTGTGTCTCTCTTTCGAAATGGGGACAAATTATTTCGTGACGTCACGGTGtcgtcattatttatttataaaaaactttttaattttttttttagatttaccAAACTTACCTGGACAAAGCAACTCCGCATGCGAGAGCGCGATGGGTGTTTGCCGTTgttcttgtttgtttgtttttgctgCGGATATTTACTGCACAAGGCTGGTACATTGTCACATATGCCCTCGGCATTTACCATCTTAATCTATTTATTGCATTCTTAACACCAAAAATTGATCCGGCACTCGATTTGGACGACGACATGGGACCCGAGCTGCCCACAAAGTCGAGCGAAGAGTTTAGACCGTTCATTCGACGGTgagttttttcaagtttttcattgaaattttactaaaaaattattttttttagcttacctgagtttaaattttggttGTCGGTAACGAAAAGTACACTAATTGGTATATTCTGCACATTCTTTGATGCCTTTAACATCCCCGTTTTTTGGCCCATTCTTGTTATGTATTTTATCACACTATTTTGTATTACCATGAAAAGACAAATTAAGGTGAGTTGATTAATCGacttaatttgattatttgactttttgtcagatttttttattttagagggaaaatgaaaattttttacattttcctgtattttttgattaaaaatgtcaatttttattaaaatcttgttaatgttttacaaaaaaggaaattatttatttaatttttagttaaatttttccaatttcgataaaaatttattttcctgatttttgtattttttttttttaattttaaaaaattgcagtttatattaacatttaatttaaatctgaataaaaaatgaactgaatttgctttaattagacattaactgttaaaatttagacaaaagaaatttttcaagtcacatGACTGGaactattattttcaaaaaaattccattttgtctaatttcattaattttttcttcgattttcgacttaaaaattttaaaataatttaaacaaaaattaatttaatctaaaaaatcgcaaatttacggtcaaaaacattaaaaatatcatacaaaaattaattttaaataatttttaatttataaaaaaatatttttcccaagCTCAtcatttgatttgaaaaagtcaaatattaaatttaagtcaccttatttttttctaaaatgactcatcaacatttttttttcaatattttttcagcatATGATTAAGTACCGTTACTTGCCATTTACACACGGTAAACCACGTTACCAGCAACTGAATCAGGAAAAGTGACAATTAAAAGCACACTCATTGCCTGCTTCGCCCAGTATTGCAGCAGACTCAGTGACACCAATCCCATCGAATGTCGCTGTCGTGGCTGAACAAGAAGCAgtaaaagaaacaaaagtcGCCCCACCGCATATATTGACTGTtgtctaaacaaaaaatgtaacatcTCAAAACACACAACATCCAAAAAGTACGAATTTTCAGTGTagattcaatcaaaaaaaaaaccatcacaggaaaaaaatctacaaatcaAACAAGAAAGgcctcaataattttttttcgtttttagtgTTGCGTGTTTTATTTGTGcggtaaaatattattttttgaacaaattttgtttctttttaataagcAATGATTGTGCTTACCTCGATTATCCATTAAACAATTGATGATATGATGACAGGCGCGTgtgattattatgaaaaaaaaactttcctaaAATATGGTAATTGTCTGTATGAAACGAACCCAATCTTATGTATGATTATtagtttaaaagtaaataaatattataatttaatgtttagtgTCTAATagcaatttaatgataaaattaattttcaattttcttagcatttcatttaaatttataaaaaaaatctttattttttctgttaatattttttttttcgagagtcCTTGTGAGAGAAAGTACTAAATAGTTGATATGATAAAATAAGGCGGgagaccaaaaaaatttttttgattcattatgcattaaaaaaatgacttaattGCTTGAAATCCTTTCCTGActcgcttaaaaaattaaaaaaaaattttttacctttataaaatttcaatttaaaaaaaaaataattaattaaaattactttaaaaatgtatttaaaaaaaaataagtttaaaaaaaaacgaaggttGATcatcaaaaagcaaaaaattaaaaataaaaccctttaaaattaataaatatacaactcaaagaaaaaaaaagtcatata
The sequence above is drawn from the Culicoides brevitarsis isolate CSIRO-B50_1 chromosome 1, AGI_CSIRO_Cbre_v1, whole genome shotgun sequence genome and encodes:
- the LOC134827275 gene encoding protein RER1 produces the protein MDDDLTSSSPASKNVVFQFFVRIGQIYQTYLDKATPHARARWVFAVVLVCLFLLRIFTAQGWYIVTYALGIYHLNLFIAFLTPKIDPALDLDDDMGPELPTKSSEEFRPFIRRLPEFKFWLSVTKSTLIGIFCTFFDAFNIPVFWPILVMYFITLFCITMKRQIKHMIKYRYLPFTHGKPRYQQLNQEK